The proteins below come from a single Bactrocera dorsalis isolate Fly_Bdor chromosome 5, ASM2337382v1, whole genome shotgun sequence genomic window:
- the LOC125778661 gene encoding jerky protein homolog-like: protein MPTKQRKSLQIRLNLHQKAEILRKLDEGIHGDRLALDYNVSKAAFSKIKKKRHEILEAVANTHEVATKKTLHKSEYPVLEARLYKWFLSQRQRNCAMSGPILKARAKLEFAKLHTGKQFHASDGWLANFKKRFGIRHLKIYGEILSSDKSGITPFIHNLRAKMNEMEISDMQLYNADESGLFYRFLPDNTFVAANEKTAPGRKIAKDRIAFMLCANAHKLKPLIIGKSANPRCFKGFENPLEYANSQKSWDDFRAILPLVPSFLY from the coding sequence atgccaacaaagcAGAGAAAATCATTGCAAATCAGAttaaatttgcatcaaaaagCTGAGATTTTAAGAAAACTCGATGAAGGTATTCATGGAGATCGATTGGCGTTGGATTATAATGTATCTAAGGCGGCcttctcaaaaataaagaaaaaacgtcATGAAATTTTGGAGGCAGTGGCAAACACACATGAAGTTGCAACCAAGAAAACTTTACATAAATCGGAATATCCCGTTCTTGAGGCAAGGTTGTATAAATGGTTCTTAAGCCAAAGACAGCGTAATTGTGCAATGAGTGGTCCAATTTTAAAGGCAAGAGCCAAGCTCGAATTTGCCAAATTGCACACAGGAAAACAATTTCATGCAAGTGATGGATGGCTTGCAAATTTCAAGAAAAGATTCGGTATTCGCCACTTAAAAATTTATGGGGAAATTCTTTCAAGCGACAAGTCAGGAATAACACCGTTCATTCATAATTTGCGggcaaaaatgaatgaaatggaaATTTCGGACATGCAGCTTTATAACGCAGATGAATCTGGATTATTTTATCGTTTCCTGCCCGATAACACATTTGTCGCGGCAAACGAAAAGACGGCACCTGGCCGAAAAATAGCAAAGGATAGAATCGCATTTATGTTGTGTGCGAACGCGCATAAGTTGAAACCATTGATAATTGGTAAATCCGCAAACCCCCGTTGCTTCAAGGGGTTTGAAAACCCATTGGAATATGCTAACTCGCAAAAGTCTTGGGATGATTTCAGAGCTATTCTTCCGCTGGTTCCATCATTCCTTTATTAA